In Solenopsis invicta isolate M01_SB chromosome 6, UNIL_Sinv_3.0, whole genome shotgun sequence, the genomic window TATATTCACAAAATATCATTGCCTCTTCTTCCCTTTCAGATATTGTACTGATACATATCGAAGATATTTACAATTTCACTGTATTTTTGTGATGTGTTCTATAATTTTCTATTCTAAATGAtcgatacttaaaaaaaatcttctaaattaaatttagaaaatttaactgGATATTATATGTACGAATAATGGCAATAATCTAGAGATGTAAGACTAGAGTATCACACGTTTTCTGGAGGGCATAATATGTCGATGAAATGTCGcgtatttgtaattttcttcGTATAGTAGTTCGTTTTTATGGCAATCATTAATTATGAGTATGGAGATgagcttaataataataataatcaacatataaaaatgtatctaaaGGATTAACACACTACCGATTCCTATACTATTAAGTATTACTTCTATTAGAGTGATAAATATCTACGTCTAAACTTATTTTAGTAATACGTCGCAACGTGAATGAAATCTTATTAATTACTGTGTAATATGTAGTTTTATGGAACACAACAGGCTGGATACTTgaaactatattattattatatactgcTTAACGCCCACTGAGAAACTTCGGTGGGAAGACCTGGATAATTTTTCACAGCCTCAATAACTTGCTGCGATGTCAatgtaaatttgtaatattgataTTCTTTTTCGAATTTCGTATTCGTACTTCCAACTGGCAGCAAGACCTCTAAgttctacaaaatatatatatttgatcatCATTTTTTcctatctaataaataaaatagtttaagaTAGCAGAAGTGCCTCTCTTACCTTAATATGCTCAAAAGCTTTCATGATAACTGGTTTCTGGACAGACTGCATAGAGGAATTCTGATTCACAAACTTGATATAGCGATTGTATACCGTCTCAAAATTCAACGGCTCACCATCGTAAATCTCCGTCTCATGTTTCATTGCAATTATCTGTAATAacatcgaaataaaaatattttttgctattgaataaaagttacttttaaaaaattcgtaataaaCATACCAAACACATTTCTAAAATAGACAATCCCTCGAGTATCAACAATTTGTCATCCtccgaaaaaattttactcgccTCCACAAAATCATTTACTTCCAATTTCTGATGCTTCTCCGACAGCGTTGAGACGGCTACAGCGAGAAAATTTCTAAAGCTCCTCTCGCTCACATCAATATGATACATTCTCTTGAGTAAATTCACCATCGTCACATTGGCGGTTAAATTCTTGATATAGTCGTTCCACATGGAACCAAATTGCGGGTCTATTGTACAATCATCGTATTGCTGCTccactttatttacattttcatcATCAGGTAAGCTGAGGAGGTCTCGAAACAGCTCCAAACGATCATCGAACGCGGACATGGGTTGTTCCGAGGACGACGTGTCGCCAGGAAATAGAAATATTTGACGATGCGAGAATCTCGATTTGACCCGCTTCTCCAGCAGCTCCATGACGTCTAATCTACAACTTATCCCTAGCACACATATCGGCACCTGCAAAATTATACAGTATTCATTTCTGTATCAAAATTTACACGATCCTCTTACACTCTTCTTTAACCtgctacatttaaatatttacctGTGCAGACTGAGCAACGTCAAACAGATTATACAACAATGTCTGATTGTGATGTCCACAAAACAGATCAAACTCGTCAAGTACAAAAATGACTGGTTTAGAGCGGTTTTTATCACCAGATTTCAGGCAATCTAACAGGAAGCTCAGATTTTCTGCAAATGTACCGAAAACCTTATCGCCAACGACGTTTTCCAACTGCATCTGACGAGTGAGATCTTTAAGCGCCAAACGGTCGTCAGTGTGCACTAGTCCATGAAGATTAACAATTATCGCGTTgtctttaaaactttttaaagcagACAATTCCTTTAAGACACTGTTAACAAGCtggaattatattattaaattattatcattaattagaATACCAAGcttattcattgttttatataaaagaaagggCAACTATACCGTTGTTTTTCCACTGCCTCTAGGTCCGACTAACAAGGCAGAATTGCTTTCACCTATTTCAAAGGTACGTTTCACTAAATCCAGCACATGCAGCCGCTCATTGACATGGTGCCTGAACTTTGTTTCAGGACACATTATTTTACGCTTCAAGTACTTTCGTGTCAGTAATATCATGTTGTCTTGAAAGTCGATTGCCATATCTTTCTTCTTGCTCATTGTTCTTAGTGGTTTAAAATTACTTGAGAAAAATGGAAGACCTGCAAATGAtagtttatcaaatttttaaaaatatattttttaaaacattttacaaattacaCAACATCATAATATTTCTTAGCATACagatataactttaaaaataaattcagaatataaaaataacataaaaagttCATATACACTATAGGCcaatttgattcaatttcaATACATGTAtctagatataaattttatcaatgacaacttttattaatgtaaattttattttataattttattagatgaaTATTATTCTCCTAATTATGTATGTTcaaaatgtcataattttttgcTGTAAATATGCTTTTTATATCATAGatcaaatattgcaaattaattagaatgaaattttgaatattttattattagaataatattcacctaattaaattataaaattcactaattaaaattataaatggtatTTTTCAGCTGttacaatattaagaaaaattattcatatttcgATAACCGAGCTGAATTGACCTGTGGTATACATGAACTTTTTGAGTTGCCTTTGTGtcctgaatttatttttgaaattacgcCCACATGTTatgaaacaccctgtatgtataatAACATTCAAATACAGATTGATTCATATATAATTCACAAGAAATTCTCCACTCTTCAGAATAATCAATAACTCAGCATCACACACTTTATTCTCACGAACGTGCcataattaagttaatatatcATAAATGAGGCAATTATGTTCGTTGTTTACCTAAATCAAAGCgcaatgtttaaaaatgtagcGTGTATACGATTCGATCGGGAAACATAACCCGTCTCGCGTGAGCGCAGAGTTCGACGACACCGAGAATGTATCTTTTGTGTGAAC contains:
- the LOC105207440 gene encoding origin recognition complex subunit 4, producing the protein MSKKKDMAIDFQDNMILLTRKYLKRKIMCPETKFRHHVNERLHVLDLVKRTFEIGESNSALLVGPRGSGKTTLVNSVLKELSALKSFKDNAIIVNLHGLVHTDDRLALKDLTRQMQLENVVGDKVFGTFAENLSFLLDCLKSGDKNRSKPVIFVLDEFDLFCGHHNQTLLYNLFDVAQSAQVPICVLGISCRLDVMELLEKRVKSRFSHRQIFLFPGDTSSSEQPMSAFDDRLELFRDLLSLPDDENVNKVEQQYDDCTIDPQFGSMWNDYIKNLTANVTMVNLLKRMYHIDVSERSFRNFLAVAVSTLSEKHQKLEVNDFVEASKIFSEDDKLLILEGLSILEMCLIIAMKHETEIYDGEPLNFETVYNRYIKFVNQNSSMQSVQKPVIMKAFEHIKNLEVLLPVGSTNTKFEKEYQYYKFTLTSQQVIEAVKNYPGLPTEVSQWALSSI